In Anopheles bellator chromosome 2, idAnoBellAS_SP24_06.2, whole genome shotgun sequence, the genomic stretch CATTCGCCGCTACCAGGTCGAGCTGAAGGAGTACGCGTGGGATCAGAGTGATAAGTTTATAAAAATCTTCGTCACGGTGAACGGCGTACAGCAGGTGCCGGAGGATAACGTTAATGTGGAGTTCACGGAGAACTCGTTCCAGCTTGTGATCAGCGATCTCAACAACAAGGACTACATTTTCGTCGTGAACCATCTACTGAACAGGATCGATGCGGAAAAGAGCTACCGGCGTGTAAAGTCCGATATGGTGGCCATCTATCTGGCAAAACAGAGCCCTGCCAAGTGGGCCCACCTGACACTCACGGCCAAACGGCTACAAGACCTCAAGAATGAGCGGATGTCCGACGGTAAGAAAGTTTCTGCGACCGATGACCCTTCAGCGGGCCTGATGAATATTATGCAGCAACTGTACGAATCCGGTGATCCCGAGACGAAACGCATGATCAACAAGGCCTGGCACGAGTCGCAGACAAAGCAAACAAGCCAACCTACCCTCGAATAGAAGGGGTCCGCTACGGATGAGCCGGTATGAGGTGGCCATTCAAATGAAAGTTTCAGTAACTGTATTACGGAACTCGTAAATATTACGATAATTACACataatatgaaaaaataaaattgattcgAAGCAAAAGTTCAATCAGAGTACCCTTTCGGTTGCAGTGATGGGTGGTAAAAACGATCAAAGAGCTCCTGGCTTACCGATGCTTGATTTAGTTCGGCTACGGCTGATGGCTGGGAAAGTTGACTAAATCGAAGTGAGTTAACCTGTTaggaaaaatggccaattctGTAAACGAATCTGCGGAATCGGTGGTTGGTGCCAAATTGTCCCGAACATCGGTCTTGTCCGAGGCTCTCGGCTCACAGTGTCTGGTGGAGCGAAAGTCAAACGACAAGGTCTCGGACAGCGCTGCCAATCTGACCCGCTTACAGAAACTTGCTCTTCCCAGAAAAGTGCTGGTGGAAGCAACTCTGTCGCAGTTTAAACACTGTATGAAGCCGGATATGGTGGATCGTATGAAAACGAAGATCGTACAGCAAGGGTAAGAAGTTTTCAGCCTATCGGAAGGAATTGATCGTGAACTTTATTTGGTTTCagcggaaagcaaaaaaactaTTCCAGCAGAGAAAGTTTGGAAATCCAGACCAGTCGAggcaaattaaaatcacaGAGGATTTATAACGATTTGCAATCTCGAACGAAAAAGGCTGCCTTCGATATGTTGGCCAAGCGAATTATTGAAAAGCTTCCGGATCTGATTGTACAAATGGATTGTATCAACATGGAGCAAGTGCCACAGGAAATTAGGATACTGAACGATACGCTTTTTGCTACGGTCGTTCAATATTTAGGCAAACCGAAGACCGAGGCTGagaagaaaactttccaccagcTTGCCTTTGGGTTAACAAAATTTGTCGAAAGTATTATCGATAACGTGCGCTCCGAGGAGAACAAGTCTTCGAAAAGCAAAGGGAACGGTACGATCAGTTTCTCTGAAAGGGTTGCACTGACGGGCAAAGCGTATATGAATCACACATGCGGAGAAAATTAGATATTTGATAATAAACCAAATTATTTGGACGTTTTTCATAAATCTTTCGACTCCTTTTTGGGTCTGCTTAATGTGAGcagttttaaatgttttctgcTCGAAGAAATCACGAAGttaattcgagcagttttcttGCCCTTCAGCATTGACAGCTGtcatttttgccattgtgcACGATTATGTTTATTATTGATTCCCGGCAAACAACGTATTCCAAACAAACCCGTTCAGCCCTTAGGCACATTGTTCTTTCGTGTGCAAATCGTGAaattgtttgttcgtttgcgtggaaaatgtttgGAGTTCGAACCTGTTACACTTAACAAACCAAGGACTGCTGCTAACATGGAATCTACGGCCGATTTGTACGACGATGTCGAAAATGAAACGGATGAGGAGTCTGAATCAGCGGCCGACTTTTCTGCCAGTGAAGATGAATGGACACCGGATCGCGCTGAGCGGTctgaagcgaaaaaagcaCCCCAACAAGCAGGCATTCAGGCAAAGAAAAGTGGACAGCGAAAGTTAGTGAAAAAACTGTAAGTGGTTTTGTCAGAATTTCACAATCGGTTTCAATTCGTGAGTCATGGTTTGTTCTGCAGAGTACTTCTTTCGGGCCCCGTGCGTGTGTCACGAAGGTTGGCCGCCAAGAAAGGCATCGATTTGCCGGAAACAACAATTGAAGATGAAACGGAACAACTGGCAGTGTCAGACGCGAGTTGCAGCGATGAAGACACGGACGCTGAAgataaaaagcaacaaaaagcaCAGCGTAAGACCAACGTTCGTGTTACCGCCAAACGAGTACGCAGAAGAAGTCCCGACGCAGATGAACCAATAAAGTTGACCACCTTCACGGTAGAGCAACTTTATCGCAGATACCGACCGGATTTATTATCGCATCCCTCTAAACCGAGCACATCGAAGGAAGCTACGAAAGTCGCCAAAGTCCCCGCCAAAGATGGCGACGAGTCAGAGAGTAGCGGCGATGACTATCTGGTCGATCCAAGTAAGCTCGACCTAAGCTCTGACTTTTTCCGATCGACGGCACAGGAAAAGGAAGAACGTCAAGCGGTGGACCTCTTCTTTGACTGCAATGCAGGGATTGAGTTAACCGATTCAGAAAATGAGTCCGACAGTGGCGATGTGACGGGTCCACAATCAAGCACCGGCGCCAATTCACCACctgaaaatcaaattatggGAACGGACGTTGAATTGGGCCTGAAATTGATGCAACAAATTAGCCAGTCAACCGAGGTCCACGCTCAGGCGCTGCGACTAGCCGAACCACTGCCCTCTTGTTCTTCAAAACCTTCCATTTCCAGTGTAACATTGAAATCGGGTGACAAATGTAGTTTGAATACGGCTCCTTCAAAGGAGGACCACCGGGAGGTTGTTGCAAGTATTTTGCACACGGGCGAACGTTTGGCGAAGCAGTGCGGCAAGTCGTCGCTAACTGCCGGCATCGGTAGAACCGATTTCGTGGCTGTGCCAACGATCGATCAAAGTGCGAAGGCAAAAGATATCGAAATAACGTTAAAAGCTTCAGTGACCACCGACAGTAAAGGCAAGAAACGCACGTTCGATGCACTGTCGGCCCTTAAACGTTTCATGAACCGCGAAAAGCGCGAAGCTCAAATCAATCTGCACAAAGTTTCGCTCCTATGCTGGATCGGTCACGGTACTTACGTCAATAATGAACTGCGTAAACCTTCATTGATACGCCTAATGCAACGCAAACTACTCCCAGGGGCGAGAAGCAATGCGACACGCCCGAACGGCCTTACCAATCTGCGGTACTTTCAGGAACTGACACGCTTCTACAGGCGCACGATCACACTAAAAGATACCACGATGTTCTACCGGCGGAAGAAGCACCCAAACTTGGGCCCATTTCTAATCTTTGCCATCTCCAGGCGGATGGCGTACTGCAAGCGCGACTACATTCTTCTGtttgcgctgctgctccgatCGCTGGGTGTTTACTGTCGGCTCGTCATTTCCGCCACCGTTCCACCGAAGCAAGTCCCCCCTGATCAGCTATACAAAATGGTTCCCCAGACTGCGCGGGAATTGGCGATGGAACGAGAGCTACTGCACGACTTTCGCCAAGCACCACAGGAAAGCATGGTGTACGTGGCGAAGCAGAAACTCCTGGCACAGATCGCGAAACAGCGCGAGCGAACGGTGAAGAGCGATAGTGTCAGGAAGCGGAAAGGATTCGTGGATGGGTTCACCATACCCCAGCTGGACGGTGGCGCGGACGATGTCGGGAACAGATTAGGGGGAAAGAAGATGAAGCTAATGGAGACCTCTTTTCTAACGTTGGGAAGCAATCGGCCCAAGGCAGGCACGTCGCATGCCTCCGAATCGAAGGATCCGGCTGGTGAGGCGCAACGAAGAAGACAACGCATCTTGGCCGCCTATCGAGCCCGGGCGGCCCGTTTCACGAGCAAGAGCAACCAGACGAGGGCACGGAATGGCGGAGATTGTAAGataaaagcgaaccaaaaaggaaaactcggTGTGGACTACTGGGTGGAAGTGTTCTGCGAGCACGAGGACAAGTGGGTCACGATAGACGTGCTGAACGGTAGCGTGCACCGACTGGAGGACGTTGTGGTAAGTCCCCACTGGCCGAAGATCTTTTTTCACTAAAATGAACGGCGTTTCTCCTTTTCCGATTCAGAAACAAGCAACCCAACCGATCGCGTATGTGCTGGCATGGCACAACGATGGCACAATAAAGGACGTCTCACCCCGATACATCTCACGCTTTGGGAGTAAAAAGAGTAAACTTCGCGTCAACGATGCTTGGCTCGAGGAGGCCCTCGGTCCGTATCGGGGCACGCGTAATAAGCGTGACATAATCGAGGACATCAAGTTTGAGCGCTTGCTAAACAAACGGCCGTTTCCGGAGCAGATTGGCGAGTATCGGAACCACCCGAAATACGCCATCGAGCGTTTTCTACGGCGTAACGAAGCGATCTATCCACCCGATGCACCGATCGTGGGTCGCATTCGGGAGGAGGCGATTTATCTGCGCAATTGCATTTACACGCTCTACTCCCGCGACGGATGGTTACGTCAGGCCAAGACGGTCCGCTTATACGAAGAACCGTACAAGGCGGTGAAGGCAAAGCACGATCGGTTTAAGGggacggccacggtgggcgACCAAATGGTGGAGTTGTTCGGTGAGTGGCAGGTGCAAGACTACGagccgccggtggccaaggATGGGCTCGTGCCGCGCACTGCGTACGGTAACGTGGACCTTTTCAAGCCCTGCATGCTTCCCAAGGGCACGGTGCATCTACAACTTCCCGGGCTGAATCGGATCTGCCGGCGGTTGCGTGTGGACTGCGCACAGGCCATTACCGGGTTCGAGTACCGGAAGGGTGGATGTCAGGCGGTGTACGATGGGTTCGTGGTGTGTGAAGAGTTCCGCGAACAGGTCGTCGACGAATGGTACCAGGAGCAGATGGTGCTGGCAGAGAAGGAGCAGGAACGACGCCGGAAGCGTATCTACGCCAACTGGAGGCGACTGATCGTGGGGATTAGAATACGCAAGAAGCTAAAAGATCGATACAACTTCGATAACATGTGAGGCGCGGGTACAGTCGTTTTTTGTTATAAACGTTGCAATTCATTGCTGCGAATAAAAGCCTCGTACATATCCAAAACTGCGTTTTTCAGGGAACCATTCCTCTTTCTTTATCATCTTGGCCGACCCTTTTCGGACGCTGTAAGCCCTTCATGGAATGCGTCGAACAAATTGGTGCCGGTCTCTTTCGTTCTGCTTTGCGTGGTCTCGGAATgttatgaaaaatggcaaccaaaTCTCGATGGGGTTCATTGAAGTGAAAAGTCTAGCCGCGGTTTTTCCGATCGTCTACGACCGGTTCGCTGGTTACCCAAAGAGTCGAACGACGCTGTCGATGCTCTGCCGAGGCGCATAAATCAAGGCGaatcgtttcctttttgtgGTTTCCTCTTTTTAGTCCCTCCTTATTGTTGCAATTTACAGTTACAGCATACGGCATCTTTTAAGGGGCCAGTATTCAGCCAGCGtttaagaaataaaaatcagaaaagaaacccaaaagAGTCTACCGTTTCAGCCGCTCTCTGGGTTAGCTGATAAAGAGCGATCCTTAGCGAATTAAAGGGGGATGAATTTATTTGGCAAAATgaacagaaattaatttctctttatACCCTGTGTTGCGGGCGATGGCGATAATGGGGGCCGGCACTTTCAGTTCGTCTGGTTCCCACTGTCGAGCCTGATAAGAGCCACTGCCTGTCTGTACCATTTGTTTCGGATTCCATAATCTGTTAGTCCACAGTCCGGCCCGACATCAcatgtttttgcttttacgTGGCTTCATCCGGACGTGCAGTGCAGCCTGCACGGAAACGGCCAAAGGCTCGAAGAAATTAATCCGATTGCTCGCGTCAGCATGTCTCCGTCACAATCCATCTTACGGTGAACGAAAGTATTACTTCCAGTTTCGCGAGTCTCTGAGGATATTTTGTGGCTTCGGGAAATCAGACAAACGTTCGTTCGGGCAGTGTCCGGCGGTTAGAGGAGAACTGAACTAAggatgaaaaacgaaatgcaGCGCTTTAAAATggcccccgttttttttctaacccACGCTCCGTAGTTTCGCTTTTTAATGATAAATGGAATAAATGATTAGATAATTTGCAACCCAACGATCCCGCATCGGGGATAGTCAGCCCCACGTTGGCCGTCGTTGGCGTCGGGCGggcgaaaatgaaatttatttaattctcTTCGTTAGCCGGCAGTGCCAGCTTGTCCTCCGCAcaccagccgccgccgcagggGCTCGCTCCGCTTTGCGCAATGGCTTTATGGGTCTTCCGGAGGCAATATCCTTTTCCTTCCATCCTGCGACGGTGCTGTCGATTGCTTCCGGGTTCGGTGGCGTTGTGTTACTTTTTCGAACCGTGTGCTTCTTCCCGCCAACTTTCGGGTGCACAGCGGCACGGGCATGAGTGTTCTTTTCGCTGAGGAAGTGGATTTATCATCACGCTGCGCTTTTGGTCCACTCCGTCCACCAAGGAGGTTCGAGACTTTGGACGCGGAGCACAATGGACAAAATTTGCTGATTGTATCGAATTTTCTGTCGCCCAGCTGCTGGCGCAGTCTACGGTGCAAATTATAATAATTCATGTTTCTTGTGCGACGATTTTCCTTTGTCGCAGCCTTTTGATGCacatgaaatgaaaatctAAAAACCTTAACACAACACTCGatgctgctgtcgtcgtcggggggcttcaattatatttttataaatcTTGTTTAAATCCCATTCATTCATCCCGAACGAACGATAACGGCTGCAATCCAATTTGGAgttttcccacccacccaccaaacGGCCGGCCGACCCGGACGGAAAGGCATAACCGTTAAAATTATGTtacaaaccgacgacgacgacgaatgaaCTGGTGAAAATGGCGCTTTGCGGTCggggaaataaaatcgaaccatAATGAGGCCTCGCACCACGATGGAAGCAAACCGATGGCTCGCGAGGCTACCAATCTCATCCGCTCAACTGCCAGGTCCTGGGTGCCTTTTGGTGCGAGCACAATGGGTTGGCGGGAGTTTTTTTGtctacgaaaaaaaaactgcaaagCAGGATAAAAATTACAGATCTGAGAAAAAACTGGGACCGTCCACTGAAGCCGAAAATTGCGCTCCGATAACGCAAtaatgattaaattaaaacaaatgaaggGTAAATTGGGACCATTCCGGGGTTTTGTGCAATGATTTACTCTCTTCCCAAATGGACGCTTTTGGTGCCACCCGGTGACCACAATGTGTTTCGGTGACCGCACAGTTCCGTGCCCGTGTCGATGTTGTGGCTTTGCTCTCACGGTCGTGCTTTCGTAATTTGCCGTTGTTGGACTGTTTTAAAGTTTGCAGTTCGCTGACAGCTTACGGGGCTGATTGTTGTGTTAATAATCGTCCCATTATTGAATGAACGAAGAGAATGGAGAATGAAAAGTGTTACGTTGTTCTTTAATATTACTTCTCACGAGGACGCCCGAATCGGAAGATCATCGTGTTTTATGATTGGTTTTGCACGTGGCCAATGTTTTCGGAcgataaaaaaagaaacacttaaaTTGCTACCTTCCAAAACAGATAATATTCAAAATGAGAGGCACACGGGACACCGAAAACCGACAAATGGGCAGTAATGAAGTGCTATCATGAAACGCTGATAACAATAATCGTAATAACGTTAAACCCGATGATTATTGGTGTAAAATTGGTagaagataaaaaaaggaacgggcCAATGATGGCTGACAGCATAATGCGCGCGCGATCCGATTTCCATTCGTGAAGTTTGGGGGCGGGCAAAAATGGGGCCGTGGAAAAATTGACACCTTTGTCCCGGATTCCCTGGACCTTTGGGCCGGTGCATCGAACTCCGAACTCCACATTATGCGGTCCATTTCCATGCGCACGACGTGTCCCACGGTTCGTCCCGAAgcgcaaataaaataaaatccgcaccaaaaaCCGCACGACCATTAGCGAAATTCGATGAGCTCGAAATCACTACGAAACGCCCGAGGCTCCCCTTGGGTGGGGGTCCTCCTTCGGGGGGATCCATGGGGTTTCCCCGCTTTggataattttcaattcccGCAGCGTGTGCATGGAACCCGCCTCCGGGTGGCTTGCTGTTCGTTTACGAAGCCGTTTGAACCCGAGACGACTACACGGCGCATCGAGGGGTTGGTCAATGTATGCAGACTATTGGTTTAGGTTGGTTCTGGCTGAAAGGCACCGTCCGGCTGCCTGTCTAGCTGTCTAGGTCCACCGCACCGTGGAAGTGTGAAACTGTTGTTCACGCTTTTCTCGTGGATGGCATTTCTGAATCTTTGATCTGGATCTGGAAGGAAGCGCTTGCATTGGTTCCAAGTTGAACCAAAGGGTGAAGCACATCGAGACGACATTTACCAAGTCCTACCTTGAGATTCGGACTTTTTAAAAGATGGCTCTTGCTGTTAATTTGTACCtcctagttttgcttttttggcaacatgaCCTTGTTTCGACAGCAGGTAAACGATtacagataaaaaaaaacaataaatttagttagcaaccgatctttgaaagggttagaccatgtcaacttttgtgcccgaaaatgacgttttgtgaggatcattgcttttctgctacctcttgaagaaaattgCTACCAAATCACATCAAACGCTTGCCGgagcttgtttttggaatatcgCAGTGTTTAAGCTGTTTAAAAACAACCATAATTCCGTATCTACTGGTCagccatggaggcgccaggtggggctCAAAGATCACTAAACCTGGCCTAAACTATGACCCACAGAGCAAAAGtggttcaggatactatcaaatcacttaTATACGAGCTGCTATCCCCCCCTTCGCtgtaattttgaaatattttttcacagCAAATTACGTGTTTCAAGGCTGTAAATCAACTTCTCcagtttatttcttttcgcgAAATACGCCACAAATTTCTAGCAGAATCCACAAAGCTTCCCCAAAACTGGTCCATTTTTTATCTTAACTTGCAGCAACGAGGCGGATTTTTCATCACTGGCCCTCCGCGCCATATGAGCTGAAGTGCCTCGGAATGAGTCGAATTGGTTTTATTGTCCGAGATTGATCGGCCATCCTCTCATTTGGCTCCGAGGACACCATCTCTCAAAGCACCCGTCAAACTATCAGCGAAGAAGACGCGCCATCGGCCGAAGCTCGCACGCCGTGTTGCCAGTTTGTTATTTGGTCCGTAAACTTTTCAATTTAGTCCCTTCGGTCAGTAATCCGCAAAGCACACTGTGCTTGGCTTGGCACCTTCGCACATCGCACCCTGATGGGCAAACAAATGTCCGACGCCCGAAACAGTGCGCGCGATGAAATAGCATCGGAGTATCAATCTTTCATTcggttcccggccggccggcgaaagtTTTTCACTCTGTTTGTGTGCCCTGCTCTGCCCCGGCTTGAAGAAAGTATTGGCGTGGTGGCAAAGTTTGCTCCATCATTGTTACCAGCATCATCGCAGCAACCGTTGGGCGTAATGCGCTTCAGCTGTTGTTCGCAGCGAAGGATCTGATTGCAAGTTAGGGCGTCTCCAGTGTGTCGGTGCAGCTCCGTTTCGCTGTCCGggtatttttctttcaattttcccgtcccaggagcgagcgagaaccACTTTTTCTGCTGCCTTCGACCGGACTGAAATGAATAGAGGATTGGACCAAATTCGAATTTTGCGCCGCTAGTTCGGACCCAGCCGCGGCCCAGCTGAAGAGGTAAACGGAGGAAACTGGTCGATCCGGTCGGGGTCTGGAACTTTGGCCAAATTGACAATTTATTACTTCTGATAGCACAATATTTGGCCTCGCCGACATTGGTCCGGCATCGCACGGAAACGATAGTCGCAGACGAGAGAAGTTCAATACACCTGTTCGCGGAGGCAGCCCCGGTACGAAAGGGGTCTCCCAAATCCGTCGTGGCATCCGGCATCCGagataataataaaaccattAACAGCCGgtcccacggccacggttccgATTGCTCCGCACACCGGGGCAGGAAGACAAACTTTGGACCATCACAAATTCCACCAGCGGAGCCAAGGTTGCCAAGGTTGCGAAAGCAAAAGGTGAGTTGATTGCAGTAACAATCTGGCCGGTCGGCGACGGTCGGAAAGATGTGAATCCGCCACACGGCGGGAAAGGTGTTGCAAACTATCGCCACACGGGCTGCTAGGTTGCAGGCAATAAAACGGGTCCTTCCCGACCGGTGCTGCCCACCGCTGCTGTCCGCTGTCTTAATCCATCTTTTATTAACTCCACGTTTTCGTATCTTCTCTCCAGCGCCAGCTGCCGGGTGGAGCGGTATTGTGAGGCGAGATGCTGCGAAAGGGCCTGGCCAcggccggcttccggtccgtCCATTTTATCGATAGTGAAGCGATTTCGAAGCAAACATTCACCCCGGCGCGCTACGGTCTGCCGCTGTTTGTGTGCCAAAGTTAGTGAGAAAATTACACACTTCCTAgccccgttccgtttgttcgGTGCCAGGTTCGGTCCCCGGGGTCGGGCATTTGGCCGTGGGGAGTTGGATGGCCTTCCGAGATCCGCCACGCTGCCATAGCGCCCTctgttggcaaacaaattttaGGTGGTTgctttggttttatttttcgtcgCTCTAGAAGGGTTTCTTTACGGGAGAGGTGAACTAGCGTGAAAATCCATTGACCAAATGTCGGGTGGGGAAGGTTCAGGGATGCAGCGGGACAAACTCGAACTGGAATGATTTGTTTCACCGGCCGACAAAACTCATCTTCCGGTGGACGGCCGTAATGGCCCATCCGGAGGCTGGGTGGGACCTTAGAACATTCTGCACCGGTCACCGGAGGAACCTTTGCCGCCGATTTTCCCCGTTccccaccgggaccgggtgagaagagaaagtttgtttttctcatttagCGCATTGGTTGTTTCGGGTGGATTTCGGTTGTGGATTTGCACAAATGGCAGGTGGCCGGGTGGGCGGTTGGGTGGTTTGTCGGATCCGGAAAATGGGTCAGTGGTCCTTGGCCGCCCACCCGCTTGcacattcattttcatttccccgCCGAGGTGTCCATTTTTGCCCGGCATCGGTACCTTGCCGGCGCAAGGTAAACTGGCCGGAACTGAAGCAAcgcaccagcagcggccaggACGAGGCCGTGGTcacggaaatcggaaaagttttattgTATCTCTCGctaccgttgctgctgcccgtgtGTGCTTAAAAGAATTTTTCCCCTATTTATTCTTCGCCTTGgtcaatttgtttctttggCGCCCAAAAATTGA encodes the following:
- the LOC131210302 gene encoding calcyclin-binding protein, with the protein product MSREAIENLTLDLEEMRKLAATAQRSRVQQMLAIDVRKLETDIQRQRDLLAAQSSSEQGVTRPAPTPVSAPGDIRRYQVELKEYAWDQSDKFIKIFVTVNGVQQVPEDNVNVEFTENSFQLVISDLNNKDYIFVVNHLLNRIDAEKSYRRVKSDMVAIYLAKQSPAKWAHLTLTAKRLQDLKNERMSDGKKVSATDDPSAGLMNIMQQLYESGDPETKRMINKAWHESQTKQTSQPTLE
- the LOC131207017 gene encoding DNA repair protein complementing XP-C cells homolog, which codes for MANSCLVERKSNDKVSDSAANLTRLQKLALPRKVLVEATLSQFKHCMKPDMVDRMKTKIVQQGVLLSGPVRVSRRLAAKKGIDLPETTIEDETEQLAVSDASCSDEDTDAEDKKQQKAQRKTNVRVTAKRVRRRSPDADEPIKLTTFTVEQLYRRYRPDLLSHPSKPSTSKEATKVAKVPAKDGDESESSGDDYLVDPSKLDLSSDFFRSTAQEKEERQAVDLFFDCNAGIELTDSENESDSGDVTGPQSSTGANSPPENQIMGTDVELGLKLMQQISQSTEVHAQALRLAEPLPSCSSKPSISSVTLKSGDKCSLNTAPSKEDHREVVASILHTGERLAKQCGKSSLTAGIGRTDFVAVPTIDQSAKAKDIEITLKASVTTDSKGKKRTFDALSALKRFMNREKREAQINLHKVSLLCWIGHGTYVNNELRKPSLIRLMQRKLLPGARSNATRPNGLTNLRYFQELTRFYRRTITLKDTTMFYRRKKHPNLGPFLIFAISRRMAYCKRDYILLFALLLRSLGVYCRLVISATVPPKQVPPDQLYKMVPQTARELAMERELLHDFRQAPQESMVYVAKQKLLAQIAKQRERTVKSDSVRKRKGFVDGFTIPQLDGGADDVGNRLGGKKMKLMETSFLTLGSNRPKAGTSHASESKDPAGEAQRRRQRILAAYRARAARFTSKSNQTRARNGGDCKIKANQKGKLGVDYWVEVFCEHEDKWVTIDVLNGSVHRLEDVVKQATQPIAYVLAWHNDGTIKDVSPRYISRFGSKKSKLRVNDAWLEEALGPYRGTRNKRDIIEDIKFERLLNKRPFPEQIGEYRNHPKYAIERFLRRNEAIYPPDAPIVGRIREEAIYLRNCIYTLYSRDGWLRQAKTVRLYEEPYKAVKAKHDRFKGTATVGDQMVELFGEWQVQDYEPPVAKDGLVPRTAYGNVDLFKPCMLPKGTVHLQLPGLNRICRRLRVDCAQAITGFEYRKGGCQAVYDGFVVCEEFREQVVDEWYQEQMVLAEKEQERRRKRIYANWRRLIVGIRIRKKLKDRYNFDNM